The Agrococcus sp. SGAir0287 DNA window GCGGATTCGGCGCACCGTGCGTAGGGTGAGGCGCATGGCGAAGGTGCCTGCGTGACGACGCTCAGCCCGTGGCTCGCGCAGCCGGGCAGCGACGAGGAGCGTGCGGTCGTGCGCGCGTCGTGGGAGCGCGCCCGGCGGGAGCGCCTCGCGCCCGACGTCTCCGCATCCCTCGCCCTCACGGGCGACGCGCTCGACGAGACGCGCTCCACGCATCCGCTCGCACCCGCGCTGCCCGTCATCTCGCGACTGCTGCACCGCGATGCCGACGACGGCTCGGGCGTGCTCGTCGCCGTCGGCGACGCCATGGGTCGGCTGCTGTGGGTCGATGGCGACCGCAGCCTCAAGGCGCGCGCCGAGTCGATGCTGTTCGTCGCAGGCGCGGACTGGTCGGAGCGGCGCGTCGGCACGAGCGCGCCGGGCACGGCCCTCGCGATCGATCACGCCATCCAGATCCATCGCGACGAGCACTTCGCCGAGGTCGTGCAGCCGTGGAGCTGCTCGGCGGTGCCCGTGCACGACCCCGAGCACGGCGGCCTGCTGGGCGTCATCGACATCACCGGCGGCAGCGAGGTCGTCGACCCGCACGTGCTGCCGCTGCTCGAGGCGACCGCGGCCGCCGTCGAGCGCGAGCTGCTCGTGCAGCGCCTCACGCGGGCGAGGCTCGAGACCACGAGCGTCCAGCCGACGCTCGCGTGCCTCGGTGTCGACACCGGGACGGTGAGCGACGGTCGCGAGCGCCGCCTCTCGCTGCGGCACACCGAGATCCTCGTGCTGCTCACGCTGCACCCCGAGGGGCTCGCGGCCGGCGAGCTCGCCGCGATGCTGTCGGAGCACGACGCCTCCCCTGTGACGCTCCGCGCCGAGATGACGAGGCTGCGACGCGCGCTGGCGGGGGTCGTTCGGGTGGAGTCTCGGCCGTATCGGCTCGCGTCGGCGCTCGAGACCGACGTCGACCGGCTCCTGTCGCTTCTCGACCGCGGCGCGCATCGCGTCGCGCTCTCCTGCTACCGCGGTCCGCTCGTGCCGGGGTCGAACGCGCCCGGCGTGGTCGCCGCGCGCGATGAGGTCGCGGGCCGGCTGCGCACCGCCATCCTGTCCGCCGCATCCGCCGAGGTCCTGTACGACTACGCGTCGACGCACGGACGCTGCGATCGGGAGGCGTGGATGCAGCTGCTGCGGGGGCTGCCGCCGCGCTCGCCGCGGCGCGCGGCGGTCGTCGAGCACCTCGAGCGCCTCGACCGCGACCTCGCGTAGGGTCGGGCCCGCCCATCCAGCTGGTCGAGGAGCGCGCGAGCGCAGCGAGCACGCGTCACGAGACCACGCGAACGCCGCTCCTGGCCGGCCATGCGCATGGTCGCGTCGAGGGAGCATCTCCCGTGGTCTCGCGACGGCTGCGGCCTTCGGCTGCGGCCTCCTCGACCAGCTGGTGGGCGGCGGGCTCCTCGACCGCCTGGCGGGGCGAATCGATGCGCGTCACCCGCTGCAACCTCGTGCAACGTCGCCGCGCGTACCGTGACGCGCACGGCGATCCCGCCGCACGACGACGACGTCGAGAGAGAGGGAGCGATGACCGTCTACGCACGACCCGGAGCCGAGGGCTCCGTCGTCAGCTACCAGTCGCGGTACGACCACTACATCGGGGGCCGGTACGTGCCGCCCGCCAAGGGCCAGTACTTCGAGAACCCGACGCCCATCACGGGCCAGACCTTCTGCGAGGTCGCCCGAGGCACGAGCGAGGACGTCGACGCTGCCGTCGACGCCGCATGGAAGGCGTTCGCGACCTGGGGGAAGACCTCCCCCACCGAGCGCGCGACCATGCTCAACAAGATCGCCGACCGCATGGAGGAGCACCTCGAGGAGATCGCGGTCGCCGAGTGCTACGAGAACGGCAAGGCGGTGCGCGAGTGCCTCGCCGCCGACATCCCCCTCGCGATCGACCACTTCCGCTACTTCGCCGGCGCCCTGCGCGCGCAGGAGGGCGGCATCTCCGAGCTCGACCATGACACGGTCGCCTACCACTACCACGAGCCGCTCGGCGTGGTCGGGCAGATCATCCCGTGGAACTTCCCCATCCTCATGGCCGTATGGAAGCTCGCGCCGGCGCTCGCCGCGGGCAACTGCGTCGTGCTGAAGCCCGCCGAGCAGACGCCCGCGTCGATCCACCTGCTGCTGTCGTTCATCGAGGACCTCATCCCCGAGGGCGTCCTGAACATCGTGAACGGGTTCGGCATCGAGGCGGGCGCACCGCTCGCGTCGCACCCGCGGATCCGCAAGATCGCGTTCACGGGCGAGACGACCACGGGCCGCCTCATCATGCAGTACGCGTCGGAGAACCTGATCCCCGTCACGCTCGAGCTCGGCGGCAAGAGCCCGAACGTGTTCTTCGAGGACGTCGCCCGCGAGAAGGACTCGTTCTACGACAAGGCGCTCGAGGGCTTCGCGTTCTTCGCGCTCAACCAGGGCGAGGTGTGCACGTGCCCGTCGCGCGCGCTCATCGCGTCGAGCATCTACGACGGCTTCATCGCCGACGGCCTCGACCGCGTCGCCAAGGTCCGCCAAGGGAACCCGCTCGACACCGACACGATGATCGGCGCGCAGGCGTCGAACGACCAGCTGGAGAAGATCCTCAGCTACATCGACATCGGGAGGCAGGAGGGGGCGGAGCTGCTCACGGGCGGCGAGCGCGTCGACCTCGGCGGCGACCTCTCCGGCGGCTACTACGTGCAGCCGACGGTCTTCAAGGGCCAGAACCGCATGCGCGTCTTCCAGGAGGAGATCTTCGGACCGGTCGTGTCGGTCACGACCTTCGACTCCTTCGACGAGGCCATCGCGATCGCCAACGACACCCTCTACGGCCTCGGCGCCGGCGTGTGGAGCCGCGACGGCGCGCAGCTGTACCGTGCGGGCCGGGCGATCGAGGCCGGTCGCGTGTGGTCGAACACGTACCACCAGTACCCGGCCCACGCCGCGTTCGGCGGCTACAAGCAGTCGGGCATCGGCCGCGAGAACCACAAGATGATGCTCGATCACTACCAGCAGACGAAGAACCTGCTCGTCTCGTACGCCGAGGGGCCGATGGGCTTCTTCTGATTCGCGCGCGAGGGCCGGCCGCGCACCGGCAAGCCCTCCCGCACGGCGGCCCGCGGTGCCATCCTGGTGCCGCGGGCCGCATCCGCATCCCGCCGTCAGGAGGTCGACGATGACCGAGTCCAGCACCCACCCCGCGATCGAGCGCGTCGCCGTCACGGACGCCGCCGCCGAGCTCATCCGCTCGCTCGTCGCCGCCCACGGGCCGGTGATGTTCCACCAGTCGGGCGGCTGCTGCGACGGCTCCGCACCCATGTGCTACCCGAAGGGCATGTTCCGCACCGGCCAGTCCGACGTGCTGCTCGAGGAGCTGCGCATCGACGGGGTCGACGAGCCGACGCCCTTCTTCATGAGCGCGTCGCAGTACGAGCTGTGGAAGCACACCCACATCACCGTCGACGTCGTCCCCGGCCGCGGCTCGGGCTTCTCGCTCGAGGCGCCGGAGGGCAAGCGCTTCCTCATCCGCTCGCGCGTGCTCTCTGACGACGAGTACCGCTCGCTCGTCGACGCGGGCATGCTGACGAGCTGAGTCGCCGGCTGCCCGGGCTCAGCCGAGCACGGCGGGCACGAGCACCTCGGCGAGCGCCGTGCCGGTGGCGAGGGCATCGATCGCGGTGAGGCGCAGCATCCGGCCGTCGGCCGCGGCCCACGTCGTCTGGACCTGGGTCGCCCCGTCCGACTGCTGGGCCGCGCGCACCTCGTGATCGCCGAGGCGCGTCGACGACCAGTCGCTCGATGCCTCCCATGCCTCGAGCTGCGCGGCGTCGACCTCGAGCAGCTCGACGAGGACCATCTCGTCCCCGGCACCGGCCGGCATCCACGCGCACGTGAGCGCGGGCTGCGGCAGCTCCACGTCGTGCTCCCAGACGTCGCCGGACGACTGCCACTCCTGCGCGCTCGGCCCGAAGCCGGCCGCCTCCGCGGCTGCAGCCGTGCCGGGCGCGTCGAGCTCGGCGCACAGCTGCGGCATCGGCGGCAGCGCGACCTCGGGCTGCGCCGACGGATCGGACGCGGCGCCGGTCGTCGAGGGTGCGCCGTCGTCGGGTGCGAGCGCGCCCGACTGGCAGCCGGCGAGGGCTGCCATCGCGAGCGCGGCGACGAGCGGAGCGAGGAGGCGTCGAGGCATGCCGCAATTCTCTCGTGCGTGACGGCGGGCACGAGCGGCGTGCGTCCAGGATGCCCTGCGACGCTGCCACCATGCCCTCGCGCCGCCTGCTCGCCCTCCCCGTCGTCGCCGCGCTGCTGCTGAGCGCGTGCGCCACCACGAGCGCGGTCTCGGACGACCCGTCGCCCGTCCCCTCGGCGAGCCCGTCGTCCACGCCGACTCCGACGCCCTCGCCGACGCCGACGGAGGCGGGCCCTGAGCCCACCGCCGCGGCCGGGTCGCCGATCGCCCTGACGCCGCTCGCTCCCGCCACGGACGTGACCGCCGAGCAGTTGCAGGCGTACCTGCCCGTCGCGAGCGACATGCCGAGCGGATGGGTGCAGGGATACAACGACTACGCGGCCATCCCCTACGCGCCCACCTTCGAGCCGTGCGGCCCGTCCTTCTGGTACGTGCTGGGCAGCCCGCTCGAGTCCGACGTGCCCTCCGCCGAGGTCCGCTGGGCCTCGAGCGGCGACGTGTCCGCTCCGCCGTTCCCGGTGTCGATCGGTGCGCTCCTCCGCGCGACGCCGGACGCCGCGTCCGCGTTCGCACGCATCGCCGCGGATCTGGAGACGTGCCCCGCTGCCGGCACGACGCAGTCCGGGATGACCGCATCGCTGCGGTCGGCGCCGCCGACCATGCCCGACGCCGTCTGCGGCGATCTGCTCCCGGCGGACGAGAGCACGCAGGGCGTCCGGCAGACCTTCTGCGTCGGCGCGGTCGCAGATCGCATCGCCGTCGTGAGCTACAACCAGTTCGCCCCTCCCCAGCTCGAGCTCTCCGACGAGGAGATCGACGCGGCGTTCGGGGCTGCGCTCGCGCGCATGCTCGGCTGAGCCGAGATCGGGTGGCGCTGCGTCGGGGCCGGCGATGCTCGGGAGGATGCCGCGCTCGGTGACGCATCCGGTGCCGAAGGCCCGGCGAGCCGCATGGGGATGCCGCGCTCGGAGACGCATCCGGTGCCGAGGGCCCGGCGACGAGCGGGACGATGCCGCGCTCGGTGACGCATCCGGTGCCGAGGGCCCGGCGACGAGCGGGACGATGCCGCGCTCGGAGACGCATCCGGTGCCGAGGGCCCGGCGACGAGCGGGACGATGCCGCGCTCAGTGACGCATCCGGTGCCGAGGGCCCGGCGACGAGCGGGACGATGCCGCGCTCGTAGACTCATCCGGTGCCCAACCACTGGATCCTTTCCTTCGCGTGCGACGACCGCGCGGGCATCGTGCACGCCATCACGGGAGCGATCGTCGCGTGCGGCGGCAACATCACGGAGTCGCAGCAGTTCTCGTCGGCCGACACCGACCGCTTCTTCATGCGGCTGCAGGTGGAGGCGGAGGCGCCGCGCGAGGACTTCGAGCGCGAGCTCGCGCCCGTCGTCGATCGGTACGGCATGCAGTGGCAGCTCGACGACGTCGGTCGACCGCTGCGCACCCTCGTGCTCGTCTCCAAGGCGGCGCACTGCCTCAACGACATGCTCTTCCGGCAGCGGGCGGGCCAGCTCGCCGTCGAGATCCCGCTCGTGCTCGCGAACCATCCCGACCTCGCGTCGCTCGCGGCGTTCTACGACGTCCCGTTCGAGCACGCACCCGTCGTCGACGCCGCGTCGAAGGCCGCGTTCGAGGCACGCATCCTCGAGGTCGTCGAGCAGCACGACATCGAGCTCGTCGTGCTCGCGCGCTACATGCAGATCCTCTCGCCCGAGCTCTGCGAGCGCCTCGCCGGCCGCATCGTCAACATCCACCACTCGTTCCTGCCGGGCTTCAAGGGCGCGAACCCGTACCGGCAGGCGCACGCGCGCGGCGTCAAGCTCATCGGCGCGACGGCGCACTTCGTGACGAGCGAGCTCGACGAGGGACCGATCATCGAGCAGAACGTCGTGCGGGTCGACCACGCGCACTCCCCCGCGCAGCTCGTCGCGATCGGGCAGGACGAGGAGTCGCGCACGCTCACGCGCGCCGTGCAGTGGATCTCGGAGG harbors:
- the purU gene encoding formyltetrahydrofolate deformylase, translated to MPNHWILSFACDDRAGIVHAITGAIVACGGNITESQQFSSADTDRFFMRLQVEAEAPREDFERELAPVVDRYGMQWQLDDVGRPLRTLVLVSKAAHCLNDMLFRQRAGQLAVEIPLVLANHPDLASLAAFYDVPFEHAPVVDAASKAAFEARILEVVEQHDIELVVLARYMQILSPELCERLAGRIVNIHHSFLPGFKGANPYRQAHARGVKLIGATAHFVTSELDEGPIIEQNVVRVDHAHSPAQLVAIGQDEESRTLTRAVQWISEDRVLLDGQRTIIFR
- the exaC gene encoding acetaldehyde dehydrogenase ExaC, which encodes MTVYARPGAEGSVVSYQSRYDHYIGGRYVPPAKGQYFENPTPITGQTFCEVARGTSEDVDAAVDAAWKAFATWGKTSPTERATMLNKIADRMEEHLEEIAVAECYENGKAVRECLAADIPLAIDHFRYFAGALRAQEGGISELDHDTVAYHYHEPLGVVGQIIPWNFPILMAVWKLAPALAAGNCVVLKPAEQTPASIHLLLSFIEDLIPEGVLNIVNGFGIEAGAPLASHPRIRKIAFTGETTTGRLIMQYASENLIPVTLELGGKSPNVFFEDVAREKDSFYDKALEGFAFFALNQGEVCTCPSRALIASSIYDGFIADGLDRVAKVRQGNPLDTDTMIGAQASNDQLEKILSYIDIGRQEGAELLTGGERVDLGGDLSGGYYVQPTVFKGQNRMRVFQEEIFGPVVSVTTFDSFDEAIAIANDTLYGLGAGVWSRDGAQLYRAGRAIEAGRVWSNTYHQYPAHAAFGGYKQSGIGRENHKMMLDHYQQTKNLLVSYAEGPMGFF
- a CDS encoding DUF779 domain-containing protein, with amino-acid sequence MTESSTHPAIERVAVTDAAAELIRSLVAAHGPVMFHQSGGCCDGSAPMCYPKGMFRTGQSDVLLEELRIDGVDEPTPFFMSASQYELWKHTHITVDVVPGRGSGFSLEAPEGKRFLIRSRVLSDDEYRSLVDAGMLTS
- a CDS encoding GAF domain-containing protein → MTTLSPWLAQPGSDEERAVVRASWERARRERLAPDVSASLALTGDALDETRSTHPLAPALPVISRLLHRDADDGSGVLVAVGDAMGRLLWVDGDRSLKARAESMLFVAGADWSERRVGTSAPGTALAIDHAIQIHRDEHFAEVVQPWSCSAVPVHDPEHGGLLGVIDITGGSEVVDPHVLPLLEATAAAVERELLVQRLTRARLETTSVQPTLACLGVDTGTVSDGRERRLSLRHTEILVLLTLHPEGLAAGELAAMLSEHDASPVTLRAEMTRLRRALAGVVRVESRPYRLASALETDVDRLLSLLDRGAHRVALSCYRGPLVPGSNAPGVVAARDEVAGRLRTAILSAASAEVLYDYASTHGRCDREAWMQLLRGLPPRSPRRAAVVEHLERLDRDLA